In Silene latifolia isolate original U9 population chromosome 3, ASM4854445v1, whole genome shotgun sequence, a single window of DNA contains:
- the LOC141649379 gene encoding uncharacterized protein LOC141649379, with translation MAKTRLTSSSSTTIDLENDDFPTQGVLKRPHSGDSHLTQEDIPRIKALLGLGDDVVIHIPKPGQKADAFRSGWICLYTYPFVLGLKFPFPPMIQEFIRLNSLPMAQIAPYAWRILLSTVALNNSMGAEIGLSDLAHRFECRSLGHGQYTFRSVEKTENFLLSAAKGKDDGWYEDFFYIKLESLPIRADYLFEHWIFAKNDSALRKPCLLGKHPSIPWNSLSPLILYSDPLRPCAPVGSAKPSASEILMRHARKRTADSSHSPASSRRRSSSRPAPEPIEATPISRAPGSPIHSDELLLRLPAEFGDADRANYWPALERLLTPACSKAFDSTAPQEMTDLAAEHCFLALQSSLYLRKMLQRAKVECLASVGKNKELTATCAKLREQLHTAFQEKEAAKDQLARTQEANCVLTSGLTKAEARAEEMAELAKNVGAYTAFEGRIDCIRAYTEGKHTSWNLEEELAEFARAFPNGMDLSALFPPEAEAANPEPEYSAMDISGAISGTVEEILAGEAGDGASTTPGAVQVPAMEKQIEHGEQSNGQEAAIERIDLS, from the exons ATGGCTAAGACTCGCTTAACTTCATCTTCCTCCACCACCATCGACCTTGAAAACGACGACTTCCCCACACAGGGAGTCCTCAAAAGACCACACTCCGGTGACTCCCACCTTACCCAGGAGGATATACCCAGAATCAAAGCTCTGCTGGGGCTAGGGGACGATGTGGTGATCCACATCCCCAAACCTGGCCAGAAAGCAGACGCTTTCCGTTCGGGGTGGATCTGTTTGTACACCTACCCCTTTGTCCTTGGTCTCAAATTTCCGTTCCCCCCAATGATCCAAGAGTTCATCCGCTTGAACTCTCTCCCTATGGCCCAAATTGCTCCTTATGCGTGGAGGATCCTCCTGTCCACCGTTGCTCTGAACAATAGCATGGGCGCCGAGATTGGTTTATCAGATCTGGCCCATAGGTTCGAGTGCCGATCACTGGGGCACGGCCAATATACTTTTAGGTCTGTGGAGAAGACCGAAAACTTCCTCCTCTCGGCGGCAAAAGGGAAAGATGACGGGTGGTATGAGGATTTCTTCTATATCAAGCTTGAGTCTCTTCCCATTCGTGCCGACTACCTGTTCGAACACTGGATTTTCGCCAAGA ACGACTCTGCTCTGAGGAAACCATGTCTTCTCGGTAAACACCCCTCAATCCCTTGGAATTCCCTGTCTCCTTTGATTCTTTATTCTGACCCCCTGCGTCCCTGTGCTCCTGTAGGAAGTGCCAAACCATCTGCCTCCGAGATCTTGATGCGCCATGCCAGGAAGAGGACTGCTGACTCCTCTCACTCTCCTGCCTCCTCAAGAAGAAGATCCTCTTCTAGGCCTGCTCCAGAGCCTATTGAAGCTACCCCAATATCACGCGCTCCTGGGTCCCCCATTCATTCTGACGAGCTGCTTCTACGACTCCCTGCTGAGTTTGGGGACGCTGACCGGGCCAACTACTGGCCTGCACTAGAAAGGCTCCTGACCCCAGCTTGCTCCAAGGCTTTTGACTCAACTGCCCCCCAGGAGATGACTGACCTGGCTGCAGAGCACTGCTTCCTG GCTCTCCAATCTTCTCTCTACCTTCGCAAGATGCTGCAGAGGGCTAAGGTTGAATGTCTGGCTTCTGTGGGGAAGAACAAGGAGCTCACAGCCACCTGTGCCAAGTTGAGGGAACAGCTCCACACAGCTTTCCAGGAGAAGGAGGCGGCCAAAGATCAGCTGGCGAGGACCCAGGAGGCCAACTGCGTTCTGACTTCTGGGTTAACAAAGGCAGAGGCCCGTGCTGAAGAGATGGCTGAACTGGCCAAGAATGTGGGAGCCTACACTGCTTTTGAGGGGCGGATTGACTGCATCCGTGCTTATACCGAGGGGAAGCACACTTCCTGGAATCTGGAAGAGGAGCTGGCTGAATTTGCTCGTGCATTTCCCAATGGCATGGATCTGAGTGCCCTGTTCCCTCCTGAGGCTGAAGCTGCTAACCCGGAGCCTGAGTATTCAGCCATGGATATTTCTGGAGCCATTTCTGGGACTGTTGAGGAGATCCTGGCTGGGGAGGCTGGTGATGGTGCTTCTACAACTCCTGGAGCTGTCCAGGTACCTGCAATGGAGAAGCAAATAGAGCACGGGGAGCAGAGCAATGGTCAGGAAGCAGCTAttgagaggattgacctctcttaa